The following proteins come from a genomic window of Mycobacterium sp. DL:
- a CDS encoding cytochrome P450, which yields MSSATLGPVPAFDVADPAFSITSTEVHDARERSWYATTQYGLAVLRYEQVNRLLKHPKLRQGSAAWPAHNGVTEGPFADWFASWILNKEGEEHHRLRRLMNPAFSHKLIGALVPRFQELGNELITNFSEPDRCEFVSEFAEPYAARVIAIMLGIPESEWRVIATESVTIGLSLGVTIREDLPRIEAALQRLYDYCDDLIADRRANPRDDFVTTLVNASRAEDGRLSDTELRDAMVLLIFGGFDTTRNQLGLAMQTFMAHPDQWRLLAQRPDLGGSAVEEVMRVNPTVRWVTREVLEDFEYEGVMLTAGTTVHLYSESAGTDPRVFEPGFDLTAERKPHFGFGGGAHHCLGHFVARSDMSEALPLLARRLRDPHELPGAEWLPDSGNTGPIRLPIGFTPAP from the coding sequence ATGTCGTCGGCCACTCTCGGCCCCGTTCCCGCGTTCGACGTCGCGGACCCGGCGTTCTCGATCACCTCCACCGAGGTCCACGACGCCCGCGAGCGCAGCTGGTACGCGACCACCCAGTACGGCCTCGCGGTGCTGCGCTACGAGCAGGTGAACCGCTTGCTCAAGCACCCCAAACTGCGGCAGGGCAGCGCCGCGTGGCCCGCCCACAACGGCGTGACCGAGGGACCGTTCGCCGACTGGTTCGCCAGCTGGATCCTCAACAAAGAAGGCGAAGAACACCACCGGCTGCGCCGGCTGATGAACCCCGCGTTCTCGCACAAGTTGATCGGCGCGCTCGTGCCGAGATTCCAGGAACTGGGCAACGAACTCATCACCAACTTCTCCGAGCCGGACCGCTGCGAGTTCGTCAGCGAGTTCGCCGAGCCGTACGCGGCCCGGGTGATCGCGATCATGCTCGGCATCCCCGAAAGCGAATGGAGGGTCATCGCCACCGAATCGGTGACCATCGGGCTGTCCCTCGGGGTGACGATCCGAGAGGATCTGCCCAGGATCGAGGCGGCCCTGCAACGGCTGTACGACTACTGTGACGACCTCATCGCCGATCGCCGGGCGAACCCGCGCGACGACTTTGTCACCACCCTGGTCAACGCCTCGCGCGCGGAGGACGGCCGACTGAGCGACACCGAACTGCGAGACGCCATGGTGCTGCTGATCTTCGGCGGGTTCGACACCACCCGCAATCAGCTCGGGCTGGCCATGCAGACGTTCATGGCCCACCCCGATCAGTGGCGACTGCTCGCGCAGCGGCCCGATCTCGGCGGCAGCGCCGTCGAGGAGGTGATGCGGGTCAACCCGACGGTGCGGTGGGTGACCCGCGAGGTGCTGGAGGATTTCGAGTACGAGGGTGTCATGCTCACCGCGGGCACCACGGTTCACCTCTACAGCGAGTCCGCGGGCACCGACCCGAGAGTCTTTGAACCGGGCTTCGACCTCACCGCAGAACGTAAGCCGCACTTCGGTTTCGGCGGCGGCGCCCATCACTGTCTGGGCCATTTCGTCGCCCGCTCGGATATGAGCGAGGCCTTGCCGCTGCTGGCCCGCCGACTGCGCGACCCCCACGAACTGCCCGGCGCCGAGTGGCTGCCGGATTCGGGCAACACCGGACCGATCCGGTTGCCCATCGGATTCACGCCAGCCCCGTGA
- a CDS encoding ferredoxin, with product MHVTVDLAKCQDHGQCAIAAPAVFTLNDEGKLEYDENPDDSQRSDVEEAADVCPAQAILIKD from the coding sequence ATGCACGTCACCGTAGATCTCGCGAAATGTCAGGACCACGGCCAGTGTGCGATCGCCGCGCCCGCGGTGTTCACCCTCAACGACGAGGGCAAGCTCGAATACGACGAGAACCCCGACGATTCACAGCGCAGCGATGTCGAGGAGGCGGCCGACGTCTGTCCCGCCCAGGCCATCCTCATCAAGGATTGA
- a CDS encoding glutamine synthetase family protein yields MTTTPLDAHRQGNAQSPDLAAALSTITDRGVEFVYFQAVTITGRVVGKVAPAKHFERLAVKGVQQHQTAVANLQGTREGVLLAGGVHAPEYTAIPDLETFAVLPWDSSFARVFCRLYEPDHLTDAPGAEFACDSRGLLRRLHEGFTERTGLELRTGCEPEMTWQGEGLEAQFRPGSSPAYHIEHLERNRPIVKKVVEYAQALGLDMVEGDYEDEFQVELNFMYDHADLTADRLTTYRQICKQVARELGIHASFMPKPATGMMGNGCHHNFSLWRDGVNVLADPGRTELHLTDVGRHALGGLLAHSAGAMLINGSTVNSYKRYWDAGQFAPSRINWGLDNKTCTVRLSAVGRLEYKLPDAAVNPYLSHAAILAACEDGMKNATDPGPPTQGSSYDAPQDERFPALPLTLGEAIGAFRADEVLNQAFGPVLSELLVDFHADEWARFCGYVTDWERDMYWNDTP; encoded by the coding sequence ATGACAACAACCCCACTCGACGCGCACCGCCAGGGCAACGCCCAGAGCCCCGACCTCGCGGCCGCCCTGTCGACGATCACCGACCGCGGCGTCGAATTCGTGTACTTCCAGGCGGTCACCATCACCGGCCGGGTCGTCGGCAAGGTGGCGCCCGCAAAACATTTCGAGAGACTGGCGGTCAAAGGGGTCCAACAGCACCAGACGGCGGTGGCCAACCTGCAGGGCACCCGTGAGGGCGTGCTTCTCGCCGGAGGGGTCCATGCACCGGAGTACACGGCGATCCCGGATCTGGAGACCTTCGCGGTCCTGCCCTGGGACTCCAGCTTCGCCCGGGTCTTCTGCCGACTCTATGAGCCCGATCACCTGACAGATGCTCCCGGCGCTGAATTCGCCTGCGATTCGCGGGGTCTGCTACGTCGCCTGCACGAAGGGTTCACCGAGCGAACCGGTCTGGAGCTTCGTACCGGCTGTGAGCCCGAGATGACCTGGCAGGGTGAAGGTCTGGAGGCGCAGTTCCGGCCCGGGTCGAGCCCCGCCTACCACATCGAACACCTCGAACGGAACCGGCCGATCGTCAAGAAGGTCGTCGAGTACGCGCAAGCCCTCGGACTGGACATGGTCGAGGGCGACTACGAAGACGAGTTCCAGGTGGAGCTGAACTTCATGTACGACCACGCGGATCTGACCGCGGACCGGCTCACCACCTACCGGCAGATCTGCAAGCAGGTCGCCCGCGAACTCGGTATCCACGCGAGTTTCATGCCGAAGCCGGCGACCGGGATGATGGGCAACGGCTGCCACCACAATTTCAGCCTGTGGCGCGACGGCGTCAACGTGCTGGCGGACCCGGGTCGCACCGAACTGCACCTCACCGACGTCGGGAGACACGCCCTGGGCGGCCTGCTGGCCCACTCCGCCGGCGCCATGCTGATCAACGGCTCAACCGTCAACTCCTACAAGCGGTACTGGGACGCAGGGCAGTTCGCGCCTTCGCGGATCAACTGGGGCCTGGACAACAAGACCTGCACCGTCCGGTTGTCTGCAGTCGGACGGCTCGAGTACAAGCTGCCCGACGCCGCCGTAAACCCCTACCTGTCACACGCGGCGATCCTCGCGGCGTGTGAGGACGGCATGAAGAACGCCACCGACCCCGGGCCTCCGACCCAGGGATCGTCCTACGACGCACCGCAGGACGAGCGCTTCCCGGCGTTGCCGCTGACGCTCGGCGAGGCGATCGGCGCCTTCCGCGCAGATG